From Apium graveolens cultivar Ventura chromosome 9, ASM990537v1, whole genome shotgun sequence, the proteins below share one genomic window:
- the LOC141684776 gene encoding protein CASPARIAN STRIP INTEGRITY FACTOR 1-like produces the protein MASFMFLKKCCFLFLLISASFSSTCSAGRQLRSVNNLEKEAMASTYKGHQQLHQGEELNIIHGRLLRVNTKDYGNYDPAPTFVKPPFKLIPN, from the exons ATGGCCAGTTTCATGTTTCTTAAAAAGTGTTGTTTCCTTTTTCTCCTCAtatcagcttcattttcatcaactTGTTCTGCAG GTAGACAATTGAGATCTGTAAACAACTTGGAGAAGGAGGCTATGGCTTCAACATATAAG GGGCATCAGCAGCTGCACCAAGGAGAGGAGCTTAATATTATCCATGGAAGGCTTCTGAGGGTTAACACAAAAGATTACGGAAATTACGATCCAGCACCGACCTTTGTGAAGCCTCCTTTCAAGCTCATCCCCAACTGA